The Saccharothrix variisporea genome has a segment encoding these proteins:
- a CDS encoding DUF5318 domain-containing protein → MLTQRQVVDYALQRRALLAEVYAGRVGTMEVCDASPYLLRAAKFHGRPSEVTCPVCRKEPLTLVSWVYGDELKHAAGSARTVEELTRMANLFEEFTVYVVEVCRTCSWNHLVQSYVLGTRGVNSRKPRRRTAAE, encoded by the coding sequence GTGCTGACCCAACGGCAGGTGGTGGACTACGCCTTGCAGCGACGCGCGCTGCTGGCGGAGGTCTACGCGGGCCGGGTGGGCACGATGGAGGTCTGCGACGCCAGCCCGTACCTGCTGCGAGCTGCGAAGTTCCACGGCCGGCCGAGCGAGGTCACCTGCCCGGTCTGCCGCAAGGAACCCCTGACCCTCGTGTCCTGGGTCTACGGCGACGAGCTCAAGCACGCGGCCGGGTCCGCGCGCACCGTCGAGGAGCTGACCCGCATGGCGAACCTCTTCGAGGAGTTCACCGTGTACGTGGTCGAGGTCTGCCGCACATGTAGTTGGAACCACCTGGTGCAGTCATACGTCCTGGGAACGCGCGGGGTGAACTCTC
- a CDS encoding PadR family transcriptional regulator translates to MLEFAILGLLHEAPMHGYELRKRLHELLGAFRAFSYGTLYPTLRRLQRAGWIVEEAPEEARTWGRRARKVYKLTAEGKERFADLLSNAGPQTWDDDSFGVHLAFFSRTPAEIRMRILEGRRRRVEERREGLRTALAGASERIDRYTRELHRMGLESTEREVRWLNELIAHEQAEQRERDE, encoded by the coding sequence GTGCTGGAGTTCGCCATCCTCGGGCTGCTGCACGAGGCGCCCATGCACGGGTACGAGCTGCGCAAGCGCTTGCACGAGCTGCTGGGGGCGTTCCGCGCGTTCTCCTACGGAACGCTGTACCCCACGCTGCGCCGTCTGCAACGCGCCGGGTGGATCGTCGAGGAGGCGCCGGAGGAGGCCCGCACCTGGGGTCGTCGTGCGCGCAAGGTCTACAAGCTCACCGCCGAGGGCAAGGAGCGGTTCGCCGACCTGCTGTCCAACGCGGGCCCCCAGACGTGGGACGACGACTCGTTCGGCGTCCACCTGGCGTTCTTCTCGCGGACCCCCGCGGAGATCAGGATGCGCATCCTCGAAGGCCGGCGGCGCCGGGTCGAGGAGCGGCGGGAAGGGCTGCGGACGGCTTTAGCGGGCGCGAGCGAGCGGATCGACCGCTACACGCGCGAGCTGCACCGCATGGGGTTGGAGAGCACCGAACGCGAGGTGCGGTGGCTCAACGAGCTGATCGCGCACGAGCAGGCCGAACAGCGCGAGCGGGACGAATGA
- a CDS encoding inositol-3-phosphate synthase, translated as MGDNRRTVRVAIVGVGNCAASLVQGVQYYRDADPSTRVPGLMHVQFGEYHVRDVEFVAAFDVDAKKVGVDLSEAIVASENNTIKIADVPPLGVTVQRGPTLDGLGKFYRETIEESDEAPVDVVQALRDAQVDVLVSYLPVGSEEADRFYAQAAIDAKVAFVNALPVFIASDPEWARKFEEAGVPIVGDDIKSQVGATITHRVLAKLFEDRGVQLDRTMQLNVGGNMDFLNMKELERLESKKVSKTQAVTSQVDRELGKRNVHIGPSDYVAWLDDRKWAYVRLEGRAFGDVPLNLEYKLEVWDSPNSAGIIIDAVRAAKIALDRGIGGPILSASSYFMKSPPVQYSDSEARDAVEAFIRGEVER; from the coding sequence ATGGGCGACAACCGCCGCACCGTTCGAGTGGCCATCGTCGGGGTCGGCAACTGCGCGGCGTCGCTGGTGCAGGGCGTCCAGTACTACCGCGACGCGGACCCGAGCACCCGCGTGCCCGGCCTGATGCACGTCCAGTTCGGCGAGTACCACGTCCGCGACGTCGAGTTCGTCGCCGCGTTCGACGTGGACGCCAAGAAGGTCGGTGTCGACCTGTCCGAGGCGATCGTGGCCAGCGAGAACAACACGATCAAGATCGCGGACGTGCCGCCGCTGGGCGTCACCGTGCAGCGCGGACCCACCCTCGACGGCCTCGGGAAGTTCTACCGGGAGACCATCGAGGAGTCCGACGAGGCGCCGGTGGACGTCGTCCAGGCGCTGCGCGACGCCCAGGTGGACGTCCTCGTGTCCTACCTGCCGGTCGGCTCCGAGGAGGCGGACCGCTTCTACGCGCAGGCCGCGATCGACGCGAAGGTGGCGTTCGTCAACGCCCTGCCGGTGTTCATCGCCTCCGACCCCGAGTGGGCGCGGAAGTTCGAGGAGGCCGGCGTCCCGATCGTCGGCGACGACATCAAGTCCCAGGTCGGCGCGACCATCACGCACCGCGTGCTGGCCAAGCTGTTCGAGGACCGGGGCGTCCAGCTCGACCGGACCATGCAGCTCAACGTGGGAGGGAACATGGACTTCCTGAACATGAAGGAGCTGGAGCGGCTGGAGTCCAAGAAGGTCTCCAAGACGCAGGCCGTGACCTCGCAGGTCGACCGCGAGCTGGGCAAGCGGAACGTGCACATCGGCCCGTCGGACTACGTGGCGTGGCTGGACGACCGCAAGTGGGCGTACGTGCGGCTGGAGGGCCGGGCGTTCGGCGACGTGCCGCTGAACCTGGAGTACAAGCTGGAGGTCTGGGACTCGCCGAACTCCGCGGGCATCATCATCGACGCGGTGCGCGCGGCGAAGATCGCCCTGGACCGGGGCATCGGCGGCCCGATCCTGTCGGCGTCGTCGTACTTCATGAAGTCGCCGCCGGTGCAGTACTCGGACTCCGAGGCGCGGGACGCCGTCGAGGCGTTCATCCGCGGCGAGGTCGAGCGCTAG
- a CDS encoding SDR family NAD(P)-dependent oxidoreductase produces MDQPVAVVSGAAQGIGARVAEVLRDDGFRVVGFDLRETPGGVVGDVSSEADVQRLADGLERVDVLVNNAGIAGIWPFEETSVEQWQRMLAVNLTGPFLLTRALGRKMLDQGSGSVVNIASVAGLRGVADRAAYNTTKHGLVGMTRTLAVEWGARGVRVNAVCPGWVKTEMDVESQAGGHYGDTDITDHVPMGRFAYPDDIAQAVLFLADARRSSFINGVALPVDGGWTADGSWQSLRLSKR; encoded by the coding sequence ATGGATCAACCGGTTGCGGTGGTGAGCGGGGCTGCTCAGGGGATCGGGGCTCGGGTGGCCGAGGTGTTGCGGGACGACGGGTTTCGCGTGGTCGGGTTCGACCTGCGGGAGACGCCGGGCGGCGTGGTGGGGGACGTCTCGTCCGAGGCGGACGTGCAGCGGCTCGCGGACGGGCTGGAGCGGGTGGACGTCCTGGTCAACAACGCCGGGATCGCGGGGATCTGGCCGTTCGAGGAAACCTCCGTCGAGCAGTGGCAGCGGATGCTCGCGGTCAACCTCACCGGGCCGTTCCTGCTGACCCGGGCGTTGGGGCGGAAGATGCTCGACCAGGGCTCCGGGTCTGTGGTGAACATCGCGTCCGTGGCGGGGCTGCGGGGTGTGGCGGATCGGGCGGCTTACAACACTACGAAACACGGGCTCGTGGGCATGACGCGCACGCTCGCCGTCGAGTGGGGTGCGCGGGGTGTGCGGGTCAACGCCGTGTGCCCGGGGTGGGTGAAGACCGAGATGGACGTGGAGTCGCAGGCCGGCGGGCACTACGGCGACACCGACATCACCGACCACGTGCCGATGGGCCGGTTCGCCTACCCGGACGACATCGCGCAGGCCGTCCTCTTCCTCGCCGACGCCAGGCGGTCGTCGTTCATCAACGGGGTCGCGCTGCCGGTCGACGGCGGCTGGACCGCCGACGGGTCGTGGCAGTCGCTGCGGCTGTCCAAGCGCTGA
- a CDS encoding DNA-processing protein DprA, which translates to MTRREQAALLLALRESGRRWADVSTAVEDARSALAVLDHLLTPDQPTLDHAQVDVAARLAEIEREIQDWATEGIDLVTLLDANYPVRLLMVHQRPPFLTVRGTLDPDDRAVAVVGSRAAGERGLHIAREVATALVRHDVTVLSGLAAGIDAAAHRAALDAGGRTVAVVGTGLRRCYPAANRALQDEIARRGAVVSQFWPDAGPAKQHFPMRNAVMSGCGVATVIVEAGEHSGTRIQARMALEHGRHVFLLPEVVAGTTWGREMAERPNTTVLQGPDHLIQVVDELTAEVPELIDV; encoded by the coding sequence GTGACGAGACGCGAACAGGCCGCCCTCCTGCTCGCTCTCCGCGAGAGCGGGCGGCGTTGGGCCGACGTGTCGACCGCCGTGGAGGACGCTCGCTCGGCGCTGGCGGTCCTGGACCACCTGCTCACCCCCGACCAGCCCACCCTCGATCACGCCCAGGTCGACGTCGCCGCACGGCTGGCGGAGATCGAGCGCGAGATCCAGGACTGGGCGACCGAGGGCATCGACCTGGTGACCCTCCTCGACGCGAACTACCCGGTCCGGCTGCTGATGGTCCACCAGCGCCCTCCGTTCCTGACGGTCCGCGGCACGCTCGACCCTGACGACCGGGCGGTCGCCGTCGTCGGCAGCCGCGCCGCCGGCGAACGCGGGCTGCACATCGCGCGGGAGGTCGCGACAGCGCTGGTCCGGCACGACGTGACGGTCTTGAGCGGCCTGGCGGCGGGGATCGACGCGGCCGCGCACCGGGCCGCGCTGGACGCGGGCGGGCGGACGGTCGCCGTGGTCGGCACGGGATTGCGGCGCTGCTACCCGGCCGCCAACCGGGCGCTGCAGGACGAGATCGCCCGCCGAGGAGCAGTCGTCTCCCAGTTCTGGCCCGACGCCGGTCCGGCGAAACAGCACTTCCCGATGCGGAACGCCGTGATGAGCGGCTGCGGCGTCGCAACCGTCATCGTGGAGGCGGGCGAGCACAGCGGCACCCGCATCCAGGCTCGGATGGCGCTGGAGCACGGCAGGCACGTGTTCCTCCTCCCCGAGGTGGTCGCGGGCACGACCTGGGGGAGGGAGATGGCCGAGCGGCCGAACACCACGGTCCTGCAGGGCCCGGACCACCTGATCCAGGTGGTGGACGAACTGACCGCCGAGGTGCCGGAACTGATCGACGTCTGA
- a CDS encoding HAD family hydrolase, with protein MDAVVFDLDGVLVDSETVWDEVRRAFATRHGGTWLPTSTRAMQGMSTPEWASYLVTEVGVRLTPDEVARGVVEEMATRYEAGPPVLPGAVEVVREVAKRHQVAIASSSPPVLIRSFLDATGLADVVGVALSSEEAGAGKPAPDVYLLAAEKLGVTASRCAAVEDSINGLRSALAAGMTVYAVPNPHFPPDPAVLAEVTVLRALSELPTALASTRPGE; from the coding sequence GTGGATGCGGTGGTGTTCGACCTCGACGGCGTGCTGGTGGACTCCGAGACGGTGTGGGACGAGGTGCGCCGAGCCTTCGCGACCCGCCACGGCGGCACCTGGCTACCCACCTCGACCCGCGCCATGCAGGGCATGAGCACCCCGGAGTGGGCGTCCTACCTGGTCACCGAGGTCGGCGTGCGCCTGACCCCCGACGAGGTGGCGCGCGGAGTGGTCGAGGAGATGGCCACCCGCTACGAGGCCGGCCCACCCGTGCTGCCCGGCGCGGTCGAGGTGGTCCGCGAGGTGGCGAAGCGCCACCAGGTCGCCATCGCCAGCTCGTCGCCACCGGTCCTGATCAGGTCCTTCCTGGACGCCACCGGCCTGGCCGATGTGGTCGGGGTCGCGTTGTCCAGCGAAGAAGCCGGCGCCGGCAAACCCGCACCCGACGTCTACCTGCTGGCAGCGGAGAAGCTCGGCGTGACCGCATCGAGGTGCGCGGCCGTGGAGGACTCGATCAACGGCCTGCGCTCGGCCCTGGCCGCCGGCATGACCGTGTACGCCGTCCCCAACCCCCACTTCCCGCCGGACCCAGCCGTGCTCGCCGAGGTCACGGTGTTGCGCGCGCTCTCCGAACTGCCCACTGCACTAGCCTCGACACGTCCGGGTGAATGA
- a CDS encoding MFS transporter, with product MWVTAFAAVIAFMGIGLVDPILLSIAEGLHATPSQVTLLFSSYLGVQVVAMLFTGAASARYGAKRTLVAGLALIVVATLLCALAANITQLVALRAVWGLGNAFFIATALSVIVGAASGGQKGAILLYEAALGLGLSVGPLLGALLGSLSWRGPFLGTAVLMAVAFVLCTVFLVNDKPSHRIGLLDPLKALRHPGLLRTALGSALYTGAFFAVLAWSPFVLHYSAVAIGLIFFGWGVCVAISSVWLAPRLADRVGERRATIAAVLAFAVLMLVMAVPSKPLLVVGVIVSGLVSGLLNTLFTGTAMSISPAPRPVASAGYNFLRWLGGALAATFVGHLAQPFVVAAVACVLAAGLLAIGRTKDRAITAEDVLVGEELMG from the coding sequence GTGTGGGTCACGGCGTTCGCCGCGGTGATCGCGTTCATGGGCATCGGGCTCGTCGACCCGATCCTGCTGTCCATCGCCGAAGGCCTGCACGCCACGCCGTCCCAGGTCACCCTGCTCTTCTCCTCCTACCTCGGCGTCCAGGTCGTCGCCATGCTGTTCACCGGCGCCGCCTCCGCCCGCTACGGCGCCAAGCGCACGCTCGTCGCCGGTCTGGCCCTGATCGTCGTCGCGACGCTGCTCTGCGCGCTGGCCGCGAACATCACCCAGCTCGTCGCCCTGCGCGCGGTCTGGGGACTGGGCAACGCCTTCTTCATCGCCACCGCATTGAGCGTCATCGTCGGCGCGGCCTCCGGCGGGCAGAAGGGCGCGATCCTGCTCTACGAAGCCGCCCTCGGGCTCGGCCTGTCCGTCGGGCCGCTGCTGGGCGCGCTGCTCGGCTCCCTCTCGTGGCGCGGGCCGTTCCTCGGCACGGCTGTGCTGATGGCCGTCGCGTTCGTGCTGTGCACGGTCTTCCTCGTCAACGACAAGCCCTCGCACCGGATCGGTCTGCTCGACCCGCTGAAGGCGTTGCGGCACCCCGGACTCCTGCGCACCGCGCTCGGCTCCGCCCTCTACACCGGCGCGTTCTTCGCGGTCCTGGCGTGGTCGCCGTTCGTGCTGCACTACAGCGCGGTCGCGATCGGGCTGATCTTCTTCGGCTGGGGCGTGTGCGTGGCGATCTCCAGCGTGTGGCTCGCGCCGCGCTTGGCCGACCGGGTCGGCGAACGCCGCGCCACCATCGCCGCCGTGCTCGCGTTCGCCGTGCTCATGCTGGTCATGGCCGTGCCGAGCAAGCCGCTGCTGGTGGTCGGGGTGATCGTCAGCGGCCTGGTCAGCGGGCTGCTCAACACGCTGTTCACCGGCACCGCCATGAGCATCAGCCCGGCGCCGCGCCCGGTCGCCAGCGCCGGCTACAACTTCCTGCGCTGGCTGGGCGGCGCGCTCGCGGCGACGTTCGTCGGGCACCTGGCGCAGCCGTTCGTGGTCGCGGCGGTGGCGTGCGTGCTGGCCGCCGGACTCCTCGCGATCGGCCGGACGAAGGACCGCGCGATCACAGCCGAGGACGTGCTCGTCGGTGAAGAACTGATGGGTTAA
- a CDS encoding PhoX family protein: MRHLPLLPNHSPGRAAVTCRYRCGDACFHEAPNTSANPYFGDLLSRRAAIKAGVVATALAAVPATASADAEAAGTEAAETEAADAPATGDRHTPGLNFTPVQPNTRDEVVVPEGYRQAVVIRWGDPLFPDAPEFDFDHQTAAAQARQFGFNCDFAALLPLDASARTNLLVTNHEYTSESFMFRGYDPANPTREQVEIAWAAHGLSVVQVEQRGGRLTPAFSRYNRRITMTTPFELRGPAAGSEYLKTSADPTGTKALGTLNNCAGGVTPWGTILSGEENFNQYFANGGTDPRRTRYGIPAGATTRKWERFDKRFDLAQEPNEVHRFGWVVEIDPNDPESTPVKHTALGRFKHECANVRIARDGRVVAYSGDDERFEYIYKFVSSGKVRPGTSRSARRHNMTLLDDGTLYVARFRGDSDPAEIDGTGKLPADGTFDGRGEWIPLARGDKSYVDGMTAEEVYVFTRLAADKVGATKMDRPEDIQTHPHTGTVYCALTNNVDRGKPGKEGATEPNPRTFNKHGQVLELRERGGDALSSYFSWNLVLVCGDPADPGTYFAGYDKSKVSPISSPDNVAFDRHGNLWISSDSAGALNGLNDGLYAMPLHGPERGHLKAFLTVPRGAETCGPVITDRFVTVCVQHPGEVDGASADNPASHWPDGGDSQPRPSVVAVWRDGFIGA; this comes from the coding sequence GTGCGACACCTTCCCCTGCTGCCCAACCACTCCCCGGGCCGTGCGGCGGTGACCTGCCGCTACCGCTGCGGCGACGCCTGCTTCCACGAGGCACCCAACACCTCCGCCAACCCGTACTTCGGCGACCTGCTCAGCCGGCGGGCGGCGATCAAGGCGGGTGTCGTCGCCACCGCCCTCGCCGCAGTCCCGGCCACCGCGTCCGCCGACGCGGAAGCCGCTGGAACGGAGGCCGCCGAAACGGAGGCCGCCGACGCGCCGGCGACCGGCGACCGGCACACCCCGGGCCTGAACTTCACCCCGGTGCAGCCGAACACCCGGGACGAGGTCGTGGTCCCCGAGGGCTACCGCCAGGCCGTGGTCATCCGCTGGGGCGACCCGCTGTTCCCCGACGCCCCCGAGTTCGACTTCGACCACCAGACCGCCGCCGCCCAGGCCCGCCAGTTCGGGTTCAACTGCGACTTCGCCGCGCTGCTCCCGCTGGACGCCTCCGCGCGCACCAACCTCCTGGTGACCAACCACGAGTACACCAGCGAGAGCTTCATGTTCCGCGGCTACGACCCCGCGAACCCCACCCGCGAGCAGGTCGAGATCGCGTGGGCCGCGCACGGCCTGTCCGTGGTGCAGGTCGAGCAGCGCGGCGGCCGGCTCACGCCCGCGTTCTCCCGCTACAACCGCCGCATCACCATGACCACGCCGTTCGAGCTGCGCGGCCCGGCCGCCGGGTCCGAGTACCTCAAGACCTCCGCCGACCCGACCGGCACCAAGGCGTTGGGCACGCTGAACAACTGCGCCGGCGGCGTCACCCCGTGGGGCACGATCCTGTCCGGCGAGGAGAACTTCAACCAGTACTTCGCCAACGGCGGCACCGACCCGCGCCGCACCCGCTACGGCATCCCCGCCGGCGCGACGACCCGCAAGTGGGAGCGGTTCGACAAGCGGTTCGACCTCGCCCAGGAGCCCAACGAGGTGCACCGCTTCGGCTGGGTCGTCGAGATCGACCCGAACGACCCGGAGTCCACGCCGGTCAAGCACACCGCGCTGGGCCGGTTCAAGCACGAGTGCGCCAACGTCCGCATCGCCCGCGACGGCCGCGTGGTCGCCTACTCCGGTGACGACGAGCGCTTCGAGTACATCTACAAGTTCGTCTCCTCCGGCAAGGTCCGTCCCGGCACCAGCAGGTCCGCGCGCCGGCACAACATGACCCTGCTCGACGACGGCACCCTCTACGTGGCCCGGTTCCGGGGCGACAGCGACCCGGCCGAGATCGACGGCACCGGCAAGCTGCCCGCGGACGGCACGTTCGACGGCCGCGGCGAGTGGATCCCGCTGGCCCGCGGCGACAAGTCCTATGTGGACGGCATGACCGCCGAAGAGGTCTACGTGTTCACCAGGCTGGCGGCGGACAAGGTCGGCGCCACGAAGATGGACCGCCCCGAGGACATCCAGACCCACCCGCACACCGGCACGGTCTACTGCGCGCTGACCAACAACGTCGACCGCGGCAAGCCCGGCAAGGAAGGCGCGACCGAGCCGAACCCGCGCACGTTCAACAAGCACGGCCAGGTGCTGGAGTTGCGCGAACGCGGCGGTGACGCGCTCTCCTCGTACTTCTCGTGGAACCTCGTCCTGGTCTGCGGCGACCCCGCCGACCCGGGCACCTACTTCGCCGGCTACGACAAGTCCAAGGTCTCGCCGATCTCCAGCCCCGACAACGTGGCCTTCGACCGCCACGGGAACCTGTGGATCTCCAGCGACTCGGCGGGCGCGCTGAACGGCCTCAACGACGGCCTGTACGCCATGCCCCTGCACGGCCCGGAACGCGGCCACCTCAAGGCCTTCCTCACCGTGCCGCGCGGCGCGGAGACCTGCGGCCCGGTGATCACCGACCGTTTCGTCACGGTCTGCGTGCAGCACCCCGGCGAGGTGGACGGCGCGTCGGCGGACAACCCGGCCTCGCACTGGCCCGACGGCGGCGACTCCCAGCCGCGCCCATCCGTCGTGGCCGTGTGGCGCGACGGGTTCATCGGGGCCTGA
- a CDS encoding PhoX family protein, translating into MSSSTDRGRRLLPLLPNHPLGRSAITCKYRCGDACAHEAPNTSDNAYFGDVVGEVVRRRGLLKAGAVLAVAGAGVGLVGAGTAAADPAADTEVEAQRRGGGRDGLNFEAVAPNTEDRVVTPEGYESAVVIRWGDPVLPGAPEFDFDHQSAAAQAKQFGFNNDFCGLVPLNHWNRWLMVSNHEYTSEEFLFKNWDANNPTKEQTEIAWAAHGLSVVVVERDHRSGKLLPKVDKHFNRRITVKSEFTLTGPAAGSDYLKTSADPTGTKVLGTLNNCSGGVTPWGTILSGEENFNQYFANAGTVTDPVQKARLARYGLSGTATTRKWERFDKRFDVAQEPNEPHRFGWVIEVDPLDPTSTPVKHTALGRFKHEGANVIVARDGRVVAYMGDDERFDYMYKFVSDERYKPGNSRHAREHNKKLLDKGTLYVAKFTGDSPVAEIDGTGKLPADGEFDGSGQWIPLAAGDKSFVEGFTAEEVYIFTRQAADKVGATKMDRPEDVEPNPRNRRIYAALTNNTDRGKAGKEGATEIAPRVNNRHGHVLEIEENRGDNTALTFSWKLLLVCGDPTSADTYFGGYDKTQVSPISCPDNVAFDSQGNLWISTDGNALKSNDGLFAVPVEGKYRGRVKQFLTVPKGAETCGPVVQDDFVLVSVQHPGEIDGASANNPLSHWPDGGTSQPRPAVVVTWKKDKGRICG; encoded by the coding sequence GTGTCCTCGTCCACCGATCGGGGCCGGCGACTGCTGCCCCTGCTGCCCAACCACCCCCTCGGGCGGTCGGCGATCACCTGCAAGTACCGCTGCGGCGACGCCTGCGCGCACGAGGCGCCCAACACGTCCGACAACGCCTACTTCGGCGACGTGGTCGGTGAGGTCGTGCGCCGGCGCGGTCTGCTCAAGGCCGGTGCCGTGCTCGCCGTCGCGGGCGCGGGTGTCGGGCTCGTCGGTGCGGGCACGGCCGCCGCGGACCCGGCCGCCGACACCGAGGTGGAGGCGCAGCGCCGGGGTGGTGGCCGGGACGGGCTGAACTTCGAGGCCGTCGCCCCGAACACCGAGGACCGGGTCGTCACGCCCGAGGGCTACGAGTCGGCGGTCGTGATCCGCTGGGGCGACCCGGTGCTGCCGGGCGCGCCCGAGTTCGACTTCGACCACCAGAGCGCCGCCGCGCAGGCCAAGCAGTTCGGGTTCAACAACGACTTCTGCGGCCTGGTCCCGCTCAACCACTGGAACCGCTGGCTCATGGTGAGCAACCACGAGTACACCAGCGAGGAGTTCCTGTTCAAGAACTGGGACGCCAACAACCCCACCAAGGAGCAGACCGAGATCGCGTGGGCCGCGCACGGCCTGTCGGTCGTCGTGGTCGAGCGCGACCACCGCAGCGGCAAGCTGCTGCCCAAGGTCGACAAGCACTTCAACCGCCGCATCACGGTCAAGTCGGAGTTCACGCTGACCGGCCCGGCCGCCGGCTCGGACTACCTCAAGACCTCCGCCGACCCGACCGGCACCAAGGTGCTCGGCACGCTGAACAACTGCTCGGGCGGCGTCACCCCGTGGGGCACGATCCTGTCCGGCGAGGAGAACTTCAACCAGTACTTCGCCAACGCGGGCACCGTCACCGACCCGGTGCAGAAGGCGCGGCTGGCCCGCTACGGCCTGTCCGGCACCGCCACGACCCGCAAGTGGGAGCGGTTCGACAAGCGGTTCGACGTGGCCCAGGAGCCCAACGAGCCGCACCGGTTCGGCTGGGTGATCGAGGTCGACCCGCTGGACCCGACCTCCACCCCGGTCAAGCACACCGCGCTGGGCCGCTTCAAGCACGAGGGCGCGAACGTCATCGTGGCCCGCGACGGCCGCGTGGTCGCCTACATGGGTGACGACGAGCGCTTCGACTACATGTACAAGTTCGTCTCCGACGAGCGGTACAAGCCGGGCAACAGCCGCCACGCCCGCGAGCACAACAAGAAGCTGCTGGACAAGGGCACCCTGTACGTCGCCAAGTTCACCGGCGACAGCCCGGTCGCGGAGATCGACGGCACCGGCAAGCTGCCCGCGGACGGCGAGTTCGACGGTTCGGGCCAGTGGATCCCGCTGGCGGCGGGCGACAAGTCCTTCGTCGAGGGCTTCACCGCCGAAGAGGTCTACATCTTCACCCGCCAGGCCGCGGACAAGGTCGGCGCCACGAAGATGGACCGCCCCGAGGACGTCGAGCCCAACCCGCGCAACCGCCGCATCTACGCCGCGCTCACCAACAACACCGACCGCGGCAAGGCCGGCAAGGAAGGCGCGACCGAGATCGCCCCGCGCGTCAACAACCGCCACGGCCACGTGCTGGAGATCGAGGAGAACCGCGGCGACAACACCGCGCTGACCTTCTCGTGGAAGCTGCTGCTGGTGTGCGGCGACCCGACCTCGGCGGACACCTACTTCGGCGGGTACGACAAGACCCAGGTCTCGCCGATCTCGTGCCCGGACAACGTGGCCTTCGACTCGCAGGGCAACCTGTGGATCTCCACCGACGGCAACGCCCTGAAGTCCAACGACGGCCTGTTCGCCGTGCCGGTGGAGGGCAAGTACCGGGGCCGGGTCAAGCAGTTCCTGACCGTGCCGAAGGGCGCGGAGACCTGCGGCCCGGTCGTGCAGGACGACTTCGTGCTGGTGTCCGTGCAGCACCCGGGCGAGATCGACGGCGCGTCGGCGAACAACCCGCTGTCCCACTGGCCCGACGGCGGCACCTCCCAGCCGCGCCCGGCCGTCGTGGTGACGTGGAAGAAGGACAAGGGCCGCATCTGCGGCTGA
- a CDS encoding SDR family oxidoreductase, whose amino-acid sequence MSDRPVALITGASRGIGLAVARRLADTHDLLLGGRDADALAEAAKTGGTPWPVELTDSAALAEAVSELDRLDVLVHSAGIAELGPLADATADTWRRTLDVNVVAVAELTRLALPLLRAARGHVVLVNSGAGRQANANWGVYAASKFALRAYADVLRAEETDLRVTTVYPGRTDTDMQRGVRSQEDGEYQPNLYLRPESVADAVHAAVTAADDAHVTEIVVRPRPR is encoded by the coding sequence ATGAGCGATCGACCCGTGGCACTGATCACCGGCGCGTCCCGAGGCATCGGACTCGCCGTCGCCCGCCGCCTGGCCGACACCCACGACCTGCTGCTCGGCGGCCGGGACGCCGACGCCCTCGCCGAGGCGGCGAAGACGGGCGGCACGCCGTGGCCGGTCGAACTGACCGACTCCGCCGCGCTCGCCGAAGCCGTGTCCGAACTGGACCGGCTCGACGTCCTGGTGCACAGCGCGGGCATCGCGGAACTCGGACCGCTGGCCGACGCCACCGCCGACACCTGGCGCCGCACCCTCGACGTCAACGTCGTCGCGGTCGCCGAGCTGACCCGGCTCGCCCTGCCGCTGCTGCGCGCCGCCCGCGGTCACGTGGTGCTGGTCAACTCCGGTGCCGGGCGGCAGGCGAACGCGAACTGGGGCGTGTACGCGGCGAGCAAGTTCGCCCTGCGCGCCTACGCCGACGTGCTGCGGGCCGAGGAGACCGACCTGCGGGTCACCACCGTCTACCCCGGCCGCACCGACACCGACATGCAGCGCGGGGTCCGCAGCCAGGAGGACGGCGAGTACCAGCCGAACCTGTACCTGCGGCCGGAGTCCGTCGCCGACGCCGTGCACGCGGCCGTGACGGCGGCGGACGACGCCCACGTCACCGAGATCGTCGTCCGCCCCCGACCGCGCTAG